In Phaseolus vulgaris cultivar G19833 chromosome 10, P. vulgaris v2.0, whole genome shotgun sequence, a single genomic region encodes these proteins:
- the LOC137819239 gene encoding uncharacterized protein, which yields MEKDNEAYLKLFWGRSNHHKLGLLSKKGKSRTMVIVMVCFAATFLVFTVCNITSTFSPGIGISILTKKKLPPMAKQEFPLRCTLPHVPQSCPRDYPTSQKPTGPARTCPSYFQWIHEDLKAWRGKGITREMVEGARRTAHFRVVIVDGKMYVENYKKSIQTRDAFTLWGLMQLLRVYPGKVPDLELLFDCDDRPVIPKGRFEGPDAATPPLFRYCSDQWSYDIVFPDWSFWGWAEINIKPWKYVLEDIKNGNQKTKWEDRVPYAYWKGNPLVTPTRKDLMRCNVTEKDDWNTHLYIQDWKQESHEGFKKSNLGDQCTHRYKIYVEGWAWSVSEKYILACDSTNLYVRSRFHDFFIRGMVPLEHYWPIRDNSKCTSLKFAVEWGNNHTDKAKAIGEAARKFIHEGMDMDYVYDYMFHLLNEYAKLLRFKPVIPPKAVEYCPETMACALSGTERRFMEDSMVKVPSDSNPCTIPPPYDATSLQQFLDKKANSTRQVEIWEDEYWESKKKAQ from the exons ATGGAGAAGGACAACGAGGCATATCTGAAACTCTTCTGGGGGCGTTCGAATCATCACAAACTGGGTTTGTTATCGAAGAAGGGAAAATCAAGAACAATGGTGATTGTCATGGTTTGCTTTGCAGCCACTTTCCTTGTTTTCACTGTCTGCAACATCACT tCCACATTTTCTCCAGGTATAGGTATTTCCATTCTAACGAAGAAGAAACTCCCCCCCATGGCAAAACAAGAGTTCCCACTTAGGTGCACGCTACCACACGTGCCACAAAGCTGCCCTAGAGACTACCCCACGTCACAGAAGCCCACGGGCCCGGCCCGCACGTGCCCCTCATACTTCCAATGGATCCATGAGGACCTAAAGGCATGGAGAGGGAAAGGGATCACGAGGGAAATGGTGGAGGGGGCAAGGAGAACGGCGCACTTCAGGGTAGTGATCGTGGACGGGAAGATGTACGTGGAGAATTATAAGAAGTCCATCCAGACCAGAGATGCGTTCACTTTGTGGGGCCTGATGCAACTGTTGAGGGTGTATCCCGGTAAAGTTCCTGATCTGGAGCTGTTGTTTGATTGTGATGACAGGCCCGTTATACCAAAGGGAAGGTTTGAAGGCCCAGATGCTGCGACTCCACCCTTGTTTCGGTATTGCTCTGACCAGTGGAGTTATGATATTGTCTTCCCTGATTGGTCCTTTTGGGGATG GGCAGAGATAAACATAAAGCCATGGAAATATGTGCTAGAGGATATTAAAAATGGGAACCAGAAGACAAAGTGGGAAGACAGAGTGCCCTATGCCTACTGGAAGGGAAACCCTTTGGTGACTCCAACAAGGAAAGACCTTATGAGATGCAATGTCACAGAGAAAGATGACTGGAACACTCACCTATACATACag GATTGGAAACAGGAATCCCATGAAGGGTTCAAGAAATCCAACTTGGGAGACCAATGCACCCATAG GTATAAAATATATGTAGAAGGTTGGGCTTGGTCTGTGAGTGAAAAGTACATTTTGGCATGCGATTCTACAAACCTATATGTTAGGTCTCGGTTCCATGATTTTTTTATACGAGGCATGGTTCCATTGGAGCATTATTGGCCCATTAGAGACAATAGCAAGTGCACTTCTCTTAAGTTTGCAGTGGAATGGGGCAACAACCACACTGATAAG GCCAAAGCAATAGGGGAGGCTGCAAGAAAATTCATTCATGAGGGCATGGACATGGACTATGTATATGATTACATGTTTCACCTGCTAAATGAATATGCAAAGCTCCTAAGGTTCAAACCAGTTATACCTCCAAAAGCTGTGGAGTATTGTCCTGAAACAATGGCATGTGCTTTAAGTGGAACAGAGAGAAGGTTCATGGAAGATTCAATGGTGAAGGTTCCTAGTGATTCAAATCCATGCACTATTCCTCCTCCATATGATGCTACAAGCCTACAACAGTTTCTAGACAAAAAAGCTAATTCAACAAGACAGGTAGAAATTTGGGAAGATGAATATTGGGAGAGTAAAAAGAAGGCACAGTAG